Proteins from one Mycobacterium sp. HUMS_12744610 genomic window:
- a CDS encoding mechanosensitive ion channel family protein produces MNAWHAPWFYWAIGIAVGFPLALIVLTELGHNLARRNSRMTRQVSLLRNYLLPLGALLLLLVKASQIPAGDVPVRMLTTLFGFLVLLVVVSGLNATVFEGAPADSWRKRLPGIFLDVARFAVIGTGVALMLSWVWGVRVGGLFTALGVTSVVIGLMLQNSVGQIVSGLFMLFEQPFRINDWLDTGTAKGRVVEVNWRAVHIDTGSGMRIMPNSMLATTSFTNLSRPPGTHKLSLTTTFSAADPPDRVCALLTRTASGLPQLATGVVPRSVPVGGAEYRTSFALNSPADDGGARSTFLRWIWYAARREGLHLDGADDDYSTAERVESALRTVVAPALRLSMDEQRLLHSRARLVRYGADEIVEYAGQVPAGMTFLVAGSVQLTATADDGSVTVIGTLAEGSFLGLTALTRQPNLAGAHALGEVTALEIDREHLEPLVMREPVLLQNFGRIIEERRNKVRQARCGERAGETPVKAALSVVHTERGPARHGAPMQRSQ; encoded by the coding sequence ATGAACGCCTGGCACGCCCCGTGGTTCTACTGGGCGATCGGCATCGCGGTCGGGTTTCCGCTCGCGTTGATCGTGCTCACCGAGCTGGGTCACAACCTGGCCCGCCGCAACAGCCGTATGACCAGACAAGTCAGCCTGCTGCGCAATTACCTGCTGCCCCTCGGTGCGCTGTTGCTGCTGCTGGTCAAGGCGTCGCAGATCCCGGCCGGCGACGTGCCGGTGCGGATGCTCACCACGCTGTTCGGCTTCCTGGTGCTGCTGGTGGTGGTGTCGGGTCTCAACGCCACCGTGTTCGAGGGCGCCCCCGCAGACAGCTGGCGCAAAAGGCTTCCCGGAATCTTCCTCGACGTGGCCCGCTTCGCCGTGATCGGCACCGGTGTGGCCCTGATGTTGTCCTGGGTCTGGGGTGTACGGGTCGGCGGCCTGTTCACCGCGCTGGGCGTCACGTCGGTCGTGATCGGCCTGATGTTGCAGAACTCCGTCGGCCAGATCGTGTCGGGGTTGTTCATGCTCTTCGAGCAGCCTTTCCGGATCAACGATTGGCTCGACACGGGAACCGCGAAGGGGCGCGTCGTCGAGGTGAACTGGCGGGCCGTGCACATCGACACCGGCAGCGGCATGCGCATCATGCCGAACTCGATGCTGGCCACGACGTCGTTCACGAACCTCAGCCGCCCGCCGGGCACACACAAACTGTCGCTGACCACCACCTTCTCGGCCGCGGACCCGCCCGACCGGGTCTGCGCGCTGCTGACCCGGACCGCATCCGGCCTGCCGCAACTGGCGACCGGCGTCGTGCCCCGCTCGGTGCCCGTCGGCGGCGCCGAGTACCGCACGTCCTTCGCGCTGAACTCGCCCGCCGACGACGGTGGCGCCCGGTCCACGTTTTTGCGATGGATCTGGTACGCCGCGCGCCGGGAAGGGCTTCACCTGGACGGCGCCGACGACGACTACTCGACCGCCGAACGGGTCGAGAGCGCGTTGCGCACCGTGGTGGCGCCGGCACTGCGTCTCAGCATGGACGAACAGCGCTTGCTGCACTCGCGCGCCCGGCTCGTCCGGTACGGGGCCGACGAGATCGTCGAGTACGCGGGTCAGGTGCCCGCCGGGATGACGTTCCTGGTCGCCGGCAGCGTGCAACTGACCGCCACGGCCGACGACGGGTCCGTCACGGTGATCGGCACGCTGGCAGAGGGCTCGTTCCTGGGGCTGACGGCGCTGACCCGGCAACCGAACCTCGCCGGCGCCCACGCGCTCGGGGAGGTCACCGCGCTCGAGATCGACCGCGAACACCTCGAGCCGCTGGTGATGCGCGAACCGGTGCTGCTGCAGAACTTCGGCCGCATCATCGAGGAGCGTCGCAACAAAGTGCGCCAGGCGAGGTGCGGCGAGCGGGCGGGAGAGACGCCGGTGAAAGCCGCCCTGTCGGTGGTGCACACGGAACGCGGCCCGGCACGTCACGGCGCACCGATGCAGCGGTCGCAATGA
- a CDS encoding glutamate-5-semialdehyde dehydrogenase codes for MSLRAPSRPDLRREVHDAARRARVAARALAVLPTVAKDAALQSAAAALVAHTATILEANAEDLDAARAAGTAPAMLDRLALDAKRVEAIAAGLRQVAGLPDPVGEVLRGYTLPNGLQLRQQRVPLGVIGMIYEGRPNVTVDAFGLALKSGNAVLLRGSSSAARSNQALVDVLRASLLGEDLPADAVQLLPATDRSTVTHLIQARGLVDVVIPRGGASLIDAVVRDAQVPTIETGVGNCHVYVHEGADLDVAERILLNSKTRRPSVCNAAETLLVDAAIAADAVPRLVAALQDAGVTVHGGLTEGAGEENLRREYLSMDIALAVVDGVDAAIAHINEYGTGHTEAIVTTNMAAAQRFTDGVDAAAVMVNASTAFTDGEQFGFGAEIGISTQKLHARGPMGLPELTSTKWIAWGDGQIRPA; via the coding sequence ATGAGTCTGCGAGCACCGTCGCGCCCCGACTTGCGCCGCGAAGTCCACGACGCCGCGCGCCGCGCCCGTGTCGCGGCCCGCGCGCTCGCGGTGTTGCCGACGGTCGCCAAGGACGCCGCGTTGCAGTCCGCGGCCGCTGCGTTGGTGGCGCACACCGCGACGATCCTGGAAGCCAACGCCGAAGACCTCGACGCCGCGCGGGCCGCCGGCACGGCGCCCGCAATGCTCGACCGGCTGGCGCTGGACGCCAAGCGCGTCGAGGCGATCGCCGCGGGCCTGCGTCAGGTCGCGGGGTTGCCCGACCCGGTCGGTGAGGTGCTGCGCGGCTACACCTTGCCCAACGGCCTGCAGCTGCGCCAGCAGCGGGTGCCGCTGGGCGTCATCGGCATGATCTACGAGGGCCGGCCCAACGTCACCGTCGACGCCTTCGGCCTGGCGCTCAAGTCCGGCAACGCCGTGCTGCTGCGCGGGAGTTCGTCGGCGGCCAGGTCCAACCAGGCGCTCGTCGACGTGTTGCGCGCTTCGCTGCTCGGCGAGGACCTGCCCGCCGACGCCGTCCAGCTGCTTCCGGCCACCGACCGGTCGACGGTCACGCACCTGATCCAGGCCCGCGGCCTGGTCGACGTGGTGATCCCGCGCGGGGGCGCCAGCCTGATCGACGCGGTGGTCCGCGACGCGCAGGTACCCACCATCGAGACCGGCGTCGGCAACTGCCACGTCTACGTGCACGAGGGTGCCGACCTGGACGTGGCGGAACGAATCCTGCTGAACTCCAAGACCCGGCGGCCCAGTGTGTGCAACGCCGCGGAGACGCTGCTGGTGGACGCGGCGATCGCCGCCGACGCGGTGCCCAGGTTGGTGGCCGCGCTGCAGGACGCGGGGGTGACCGTGCACGGCGGCCTGACCGAAGGGGCGGGCGAGGAGAATCTGCGCCGCGAATACCTGTCGATGGACATCGCGCTGGCCGTGGTCGACGGCGTCGACGCCGCCATCGCCCACATCAACGAGTACGGCACCGGACACACCGAGGCCATCGTCACCACCAACATGGCCGCGGCACAACGATTTACCGATGGAGTTGACGCGGCCGCCGTAATGGTCAACGCCTCGACGGCGTTCACCGACGGCGAGCAGTTCGGTTTCGGTGCCGAGATCGGGATCTCCACCCAGAAGCTGCATGCCCGGGGACCGATGGGGCTGCCGGAGTTGACCTCGACCAAGTGGATCGCGTGGGGGGACGGCCAGATCCGCCCAGCCTGA